A genome region from Anolis carolinensis isolate JA03-04 chromosome 6, rAnoCar3.1.pri, whole genome shotgun sequence includes the following:
- the LOC134292487 gene encoding uncharacterized protein LOC134292487, which translates to MSMQFQDDADGISPPEAESRNERPQRIKHPSAKMLAHLIDEKEFLHVRLGSAWERITTLMGRIESLGITRVPSILQTDLEETFGLWRGLVSKIVQVLERINAKDSELEIVSVLADTNEKENRVRAILASLCSHETNLLKSPAVALSLKSNRSSQVSKLRERASSKHSHSSKSSAAGSAISSLAALHIKEAARLELQSKVAEAEADAKAADHTFHLKEEEQRLQIEQAQRQCEIEMLRIRMDATAKKVKAETLAKVLSGQLTEENVSQLPMQDPSSKVLVHLNSLNSQLSDEEHEDFSLRSEQGPKVAFGLPKVQSIIAGSSSLLRLPVPPTKIPEQSAKPSKPTTNWALQASPKGTIGPSTDDVIPPKDQRSTQGVWWDFSPQQPTLHLFPSTPESQLVSILRSPKRDLKDKGVEKFSDKPEEFLLWKVTFKRAIRDLKLLPEEELTLLGAWLGPASSSQVKRIYSAHVADPDKALEKAWDRLHQRYGASTEIEASLMDKLQRFPTLKLKDCKLLWDLSDLLAELESAKENPELPGLQCLDQHLSQRQILDKLPFALQEDWGKQVFNYKEAHSQAYPQFSHLVQFITRAARERNDPQTGLPTLYQGIHTGKAPEVDKKPPREANRPVSVKAVETQHKTDKTRSEVKEVLCPIHQKPHSLANCREFGKKPYKERQQIVQKLGICFRCCGATPHFASNCKEDVKCARCNSLKHCTAMHNSDAVSRAKGDTSSKEGSSTEATNMQTASRMQEDAPSVACTELCSDVHQFRVCHPICLADVYPARRPWLKKRLYVALDSQSDASLATPEFFRMFDLKTKMVNYTMTTCAGKKKLQGRIASGFVVSSCDQKRQFKLPDLIECSSIPRNKKQIVTREVVEAHPHLRRLKNAIPAFQPDVDIALLLGSDCPSLFCVNDQVKGPPGAPIAQQLPLGWTVIGPVCINKMHPPSSLDSNQAQVLKGGRPTLVRSCLSHILVYCQGITPEYSSTFKVSERDEAIALSKDEQRFSDIMNAQVSRSAEVKVCKMTTEIKMGQRSCLEPHRFECFSEWHSLLRAVARLIHRLACKDSEPLQVQDMIKAKSVIFKSVQRSAFKQEIARLEQGLNIPNQSLLNELNPFLDKEGILRVGGRLAKAKLKACIKNPIIIPPNSHTALLLVRHHHERIHHQGRTLTEAALRNEGLWVVNAKRLVNSCIFKCVKCRRLRRNCQSQLMAELPQDRTLTDPPFSHVGIDVFGPWEVVTRKTRGGVVNNKRWAVLFTCLVIRAVHIEVIEGMDTSSFLNALKRFIALRGPIKSIRSDCGTNFVGATKELNCVSRFGRDPKVQNFTNTEQIMWTFNVPHASHMGGVWERMIGISRKILNAMLLSHRSLTHDVLVTLMAEVTAIINNRPLVPLTSDPENLQPLTPALILTQKVPGWKDIMLPVPDGTHCALWKQVQSLANHFWKRWKAEYLSQLQTRRLANPKGQCQGGKPCVAKGQRLAPLCPAYGHYTKDLSLP; encoded by the exons atgtctatgcaatttcaagatgatgcagatggtatatctcctcctgaggctgaaagtaggaacgaaaggccccaaaggataaagcacccttcagccaaaatgctagcccatctaatagacgaaaaggagttcctccatgtgaggttaggttcggcatgggagcgcatcacaacattgatgggcagaatagagagcttgggtattacaagggtgccatccatattacagacagacctcgaagagaccttcggtctttggaggggtttagtgtctaagatagtccaggtcctcgagcgcattaacgccaaggattcagagttagaaatagtgagtgttttagctgacactaatgagaaagaaaatagggtgagggcaatcctagcttccttatgcagccatgagaccaatcttttaaaatcacctgctgtggcacttagtcttaagtccaaccgctctagccaggtatctaaactaagggagcgtgcatcgtctaaacacagccactctagcaagtcttctgctgctgggagtgccatctcttccctagctgccttgcacattaaggaggctgcacgtctggagctacagagcaaggttgcggaggcggaagctgatgcaaaagcagctgaccacactttccaccttaaagaggaggaacagcgactccaaatagaacaggcccaaaggcaatgtgaaatagaaatgcttagaataaggatggatgctactgccaaaaaggtaaaagctgagactttggccaaggtcctaagtgggcaactcacagaagaaaatgtaagtcagttgccaatgcaggacccttcctccaaggtgcttgtgcaccttaatagtttaaacagccagctttctgacgaggaacatgaagacttctctcttcggtcagaacagggccctaaagttgccttcgggttgcctaaagttcagagcatcatagcggggagctcgtctttgctcaggttgcctgtgcctcctactaagattcctgaacagtcagccaaaccatcaaagcctaccaccaattgggccctacaagcaagtccaaagggaaccatcggtccatctacagacgatgtcatccctccaaaagACCAAAGGTCGACGCAAGGAGTATGGTGGGATTTCTCCCCACAGCAGCCAACGCTACACTTGTTCCCATCGACGccagaatcccaactcgtctcgatccttagaagtcccaaaagagacctcaaagacaagggagttgaaaagttttcagacaagcctgaagagttccttctctggaaggttaccttcaagagggcaattagagacttaaagttgttgcctgaagaagagctgaccctgctaggcgcctggttgggtccagcatcatcttctcaagttaagagaatatattcagcccatgtagctgatcccgacaaagccttggaaaaggcctgggacagattacatcagcggtatggagctagcacggagattgaagcatctctaatggacaagctgcaaaggttcccaaccttaaagctcaaggactgcaagctcttgtgggacctcagtgatcttcttgcagagttagagtcggccaaggagaatccagagttgcctggactgcagtgcctcgatcagcatctgtcccagcggcagattctggacaaacttccctttgccctgcaggaagactgggggaaacaggtttttaactacaaggaggcccattctcaggcgtacccacagttttcccatctggtccagttcatcaccagagcggccagggaaaggaatgatccacagacgggcctgcccaccttatatcaagggatccatacagggaaggcgcctgaagtggacaagaaaccacctagagaggccaatagacctgtcagcgtaaaggcagtcgaaactcaacacaagactgacaaaACCAGGTCAGAAGtaaaggaggtgctctgccccattcaccaaaagcctcacagtttggccaactgccgggaatttggcaagaagccttataaagaaagacaacagattgtacagaagctgggcatatgttttaggtgctgtggagcaactcctcactttgcttccaactgcaaagaggacgtcaaatgcgcaaggtgtaacagccttaagcattgcaccgcgatgcacaactctgacgctgtctcccgcgccaaaggggacacgtcttccaaagaagggtcatctactgaagccaccaacatgcagaccgcgtcacggatgcaggaggatgctccatcggtcgcctgtactgaactatgctctgacgtgcaccagttcagagtctgccatcccatctgcctagcagatgtatatccagccagaagaccttggcttaaaaagagactctatgtggccctagattcacagagcgatgcctccctagctactccagagttcttccgcatgtttgaccttaaaaccaagatggtcaattacaccatgactacatgtgcaggaaaaaagaagttgcagggtcgcatagcatctggctttgttgtctcctcttgcgaccagaagagacagttcaagttgccagacctgattgagtgttcctccatccctcggaacaaaaaacaaattgtaactagagaagttgtggaggctcatccacatttgcgacggttaaagaatgccataccagcctttcagccagatgtggacattgcccttttgcttggctcggactgcccgagcttgttctgtgtgaacgaccaagttaaaggacctccaggtgcacctatcgcacaacaattgccattaggctggacagtcataggcccagtgtgcataaacaagatgcacccaccatcgtcgttggactccaatcaagcacaggtgcttaaaggtggacgtcctacacttgtgcgcagttgcctaagtcacatcttagtctactgccaaggaataactccagagtattcctccaccttcaaagtctctgagagagacgaagccatagcgctctcgaaagatgagcaaaggttttcggacattatgaatgctcaagtctcacgaagtgcagag gtgaaagtttgcaagatgaccacagaaatcaagatgggccaaagatcttgcctggaaccacaccgttttgaatgtttttcggagtggcacagtcttcttagagcagttgctaggcttatacatcgtttagcttgcaaagatagtgagcctttacaggtccaggatatgataaaggctaagagcgtcatattcaagtcagtacagagatctgctttcaagcaggaaatagctaggctagagcaagggctcaacatccctaatcaaagtcttctaaatgagttaaacccatttctagacaaggagggtattttgagagttggaggaaggttagccaaagctaaactcaaggcgtgcataaaaaaccccatcatcataccccctaatagtcacactgcattgctgctcgttcggcatcaccatgaaaggatccatcatcagggtagaactctaactgaggcagcccttagaaatgaaggtctgtgggtagttaatgccaaaaggttggtcaacagttgtattttcaaatgtgttaaatgcaggcgccttaggcgaaactgtcaaagtcagttgatggcagaactacctcaggataggactttgacagacccacccttttcccatgtgggaatcgatgtgtttggtccttgggaggttgtcactaggaaaaccaggggtggtgttgtaaataacaagaggtgggcagttttgtttacttgtttagtaatacgagctgtccatatagaagtcatagaagggatggacacttcatcatttttaaacgcattaaaaaggttcatagccctcagaggtccaattaagtcaattcggtcggactgtggcaccaattttgtaggtgcgaccaaagaactcaattgtgtgtctaggtttgggagagacccaaaggttcagaactttacgaatactgaacaaattatgtggactttcaatgttcctcacgcctcccacatgggtggtgtttgggagaggatgattggtattagtcgcaaaatccttaatgccatgcttttgagtcataggtcattgacgcatgatgttttggtgacacttatggcggaagttaccgcaattatcaacaaccggccgctggttccccttaccagtgaccctgagaacttacaaccactgactcctgcacttattttgacacaaaaggtgccaggatggaaggacatcatgttgccagttccggacggaactcactgtgccctgtggaaacaggtgcagtccttggccaaccacttttggaaaaggtggaaagctgagtacttaagccagcttcaaaccAGAAGActagcaaaccccaaaggacaatgtcaaggtgggaaaccttgtgttgctaaaggacaaagacttgccccgctatgcccggcctatgggcattatactaaagacctttccttgccctga